One Haloterrigena salifodinae DNA window includes the following coding sequences:
- a CDS encoding Lrp/AsnC family transcriptional regulator produces MAFELDEIDRGILHRLQGDARHTTAADIAGDVGVTANTVRNRIRRLEEAGVIAGYVPIIDYERTGKSMHMVVQCTVPIHERSDLAETALGVDGVVGVRELMTGHRNLRVDLAAENSEEITTAVSRLQRAGLEIEAEELIKAEYRQPFDHFGTDAVDS; encoded by the coding sequence ATGGCGTTCGAACTCGACGAGATCGACAGGGGGATCCTCCATCGGCTGCAGGGCGACGCCCGCCACACGACGGCGGCGGACATCGCCGGCGACGTCGGCGTCACGGCCAACACCGTCCGAAACCGAATCCGACGACTCGAGGAGGCGGGCGTGATCGCCGGCTACGTCCCGATTATCGACTACGAGCGGACGGGGAAATCGATGCACATGGTCGTCCAGTGTACGGTACCGATCCACGAGCGCAGCGACTTGGCGGAGACCGCCCTCGGGGTCGACGGCGTGGTCGGCGTCCGCGAACTCATGACCGGACACCGGAACCTCCGGGTCGATCTCGCCGCCGAGAACAGCGAGGAGATCACGACCGCCGTCAGCCGCCTCCAGCGCGCCGGACTCGAGATCGAGGCGGAGGAACTCATCAAAGCCGAGTACCGCCAGCCGTTCGACCACTTCGGAACCGATGCCGTCGATAGCTAA
- the arcS gene encoding archaeosine synthase subunit alpha, with translation MTDYFEVHERDGAARVGELRLESPVTTPALVDDVLEDAGSLWSADRELPEGDESTLTVLPHRAFPGGTAEEVRESFAVDHPEVDYPSVAVVSSEHVDEQGTDAYAVSDVQSITGHGAALVEAVVNVHEAIPTDTALYFSGVATPRNVAVLAYAGVDLFDETAAVVKGTEGRYLTTDEAYFLEDLEELPCSCSACQQPREEFTREDCAEHNRNALAAELGIVRRRIRDGRLRDYVEGQARHDQWLTAAVRELDAEWGYLEERTPILRDAEINAATEDTLRRVEIQRYADRVTTRYQNRFKNPLVLVPCSATKPYSESQSHGQFHDVIQWRAHLVSMTSPIGVVPQELETTYPAQHYDTVVTGRWSEDEKEFVSEVLQRYLERNDYPEIIAHVPDEGYRDIVGRVEEALDLDITYTVPEGGHPTDDESLSNLGTALSGELKYSKREREHNTVRAIADYLLGDGAGDDLFDDIQTTSRYPKIQVRDSEETQLATMVPQYGTLSFTLEGAKRWVEGDAPTKRVEIDGFVPHGSVLAPGVVDADDEIRVGDEVVVEGPKAFAVGRAEMFGREMCESSRGIACEIRHVEEK, from the coding sequence ATGACCGACTACTTCGAAGTCCACGAGCGCGATGGGGCCGCTCGCGTGGGCGAACTCCGACTCGAGTCGCCCGTGACGACCCCCGCGCTCGTCGACGACGTCCTCGAGGACGCGGGATCGCTGTGGAGCGCCGATCGGGAGCTTCCCGAGGGCGACGAGTCGACGCTCACCGTCCTCCCCCACCGGGCGTTCCCTGGCGGCACCGCCGAGGAAGTCCGCGAGTCGTTCGCGGTCGATCACCCGGAGGTCGACTACCCGAGCGTCGCGGTCGTCTCGAGCGAGCACGTCGACGAGCAGGGCACCGACGCCTACGCCGTTTCCGACGTCCAGTCGATTACGGGTCACGGCGCGGCGCTGGTCGAGGCCGTCGTGAACGTCCACGAGGCGATTCCGACCGACACCGCCCTCTACTTCTCGGGCGTCGCCACGCCGCGCAACGTCGCCGTGCTGGCCTACGCCGGTGTCGACCTCTTCGACGAGACCGCCGCGGTCGTGAAGGGCACCGAGGGCCGCTATCTCACGACCGACGAGGCGTACTTCCTCGAGGACCTCGAGGAACTCCCCTGCTCGTGTTCGGCCTGCCAGCAGCCCCGCGAGGAGTTCACCCGCGAGGACTGCGCCGAGCACAACCGAAACGCCCTCGCGGCCGAACTCGGCATCGTCCGCCGACGCATCCGCGACGGCCGCCTCCGGGACTACGTCGAGGGACAGGCCCGCCACGACCAGTGGCTCACCGCCGCCGTGCGCGAACTGGACGCGGAGTGGGGCTACCTTGAGGAGCGCACGCCCATCCTCCGAGACGCGGAGATTAACGCCGCGACCGAGGACACCCTCCGACGCGTCGAGATCCAGCGGTACGCCGACCGCGTGACCACGCGCTACCAGAATCGCTTCAAGAATCCGCTGGTGCTGGTCCCCTGTTCGGCAACGAAACCCTACAGCGAGTCCCAGAGTCACGGCCAGTTCCACGACGTCATCCAGTGGCGCGCCCACCTCGTCTCGATGACCAGCCCCATCGGGGTCGTCCCGCAGGAACTCGAGACGACCTATCCGGCCCAACACTACGACACCGTCGTCACGGGGCGGTGGTCCGAAGACGAGAAGGAATTTGTGAGCGAGGTCCTGCAGCGCTACCTCGAGCGCAACGACTACCCCGAGATCATCGCCCACGTCCCCGACGAGGGCTACCGCGACATCGTCGGACGCGTCGAGGAGGCCCTCGACCTCGATATCACGTACACCGTTCCCGAGGGCGGCCACCCCACCGACGACGAGTCCCTTTCCAATCTCGGAACGGCGCTGTCGGGCGAGCTGAAGTACTCCAAGCGCGAGCGCGAGCACAACACCGTCCGCGCCATCGCGGACTACCTGCTCGGCGACGGCGCCGGCGACGACCTCTTCGACGACATCCAGACGACCAGTCGCTATCCGAAGATCCAGGTCCGCGATAGCGAGGAGACCCAGCTCGCGACGATGGTCCCCCAGTACGGCACGCTCTCCTTTACGCTCGAGGGCGCGAAGCGGTGGGTCGAGGGCGACGCGCCCACCAAGCGCGTCGAGATCGACGGCTTCGTCCCCCACGGCAGCGTGCTCGCGCCGGGCGTCGTCGACGCCGACGACGAGATCCGCGTCGGCGACGAGGTCGTCGTCGAGGGGCCGAAGGCCTTCGCCGTCGGCCGCGCGGAGATGTTCGGCCGCGAAATGTGCGAGAGCTCTCGGGGAATTGCCTGCGAGATCCGCCACGTCGAAGAGAAGTAG
- a CDS encoding NUDIX hydrolase: MPTDPLAWETRDRQIAYTCPGFDVVNERVRLPDGTETEFDYLSEPASVCILPFTPDGDVVCIEEWRQAVDRVSRGLPVGGTEPDDDDLEAAARRELAEETGHEAESFEQLVTVEPANGIADAVLHVFVARGCRPTAEQQLDHNESIRVAPTAFEDLLEAVREGEIRDGRTVLAVSYHQLFDAEA; encoded by the coding sequence ATGCCGACGGATCCACTCGCCTGGGAGACCCGCGATCGCCAAATAGCCTACACTTGTCCGGGCTTCGACGTCGTTAACGAACGCGTTCGACTGCCCGACGGCACCGAAACCGAGTTCGACTACCTCTCGGAACCCGCCAGCGTCTGCATCCTCCCGTTCACCCCCGACGGAGACGTCGTCTGCATCGAGGAGTGGCGCCAGGCCGTCGACCGCGTCAGCCGCGGGCTCCCCGTCGGTGGCACCGAACCCGACGACGACGACCTCGAGGCCGCCGCCCGACGCGAATTGGCCGAGGAGACCGGCCACGAGGCCGAGAGCTTCGAGCAACTGGTGACCGTCGAACCGGCCAACGGAATCGCCGACGCCGTCTTGCACGTCTTCGTCGCCCGCGGCTGTCGGCCGACCGCCGAACAGCAACTCGATCACAACGAGAGCATTCGTGTGGCGCCGACGGCGTTCGAGGATCTGCTCGAGGCCGTCCGCGAGGGCGAGATCCGCGACGGGCGGACCGTCCTCGCCGTCTCGTACCACCAGTTGTTCGACGCGGAAGCGTAG
- a CDS encoding 2-dehydropantoate 2-reductase yields the protein MKFAVFGAGGVGGYLGARLADAGHEVHLIARGDHLEALRTDGLRLESVAGETTVELPATDDPGEIGPCDYVLFCVKAYDTRDAAGDLEPLLGEETAVVSFQNGVDNERWLAEEIGDERVVGGVAYIFSTIGEPGVVEHTGGPARFVYGELDERRTDRIEALDDALSESEGVDAVLADDIRVELWRKFAFICAQAGMTAATRLPVGEIRDTDASWAMYRRLLEEVCTVARAEGVDLPDGLVDEWLEFARELDPEMYSSLQYDLTHDKPMELDALHGSVVRHAADCGVDAPMNEAVHAILRPWADRNRKDD from the coding sequence ATGAAATTCGCCGTGTTCGGCGCCGGCGGTGTCGGCGGCTACCTCGGCGCGCGACTCGCCGACGCGGGCCACGAGGTCCACCTGATCGCACGGGGCGACCACCTCGAGGCGCTCCGGACCGACGGGTTGCGCCTCGAGAGCGTCGCCGGGGAGACGACGGTCGAACTGCCCGCGACCGACGATCCGGGCGAGATCGGGCCCTGTGACTACGTGCTCTTTTGCGTGAAGGCCTACGATACGCGCGACGCCGCCGGCGACCTCGAGCCGCTGCTCGGCGAGGAGACGGCGGTCGTCTCCTTTCAGAACGGCGTCGACAACGAACGGTGGCTCGCCGAGGAGATCGGCGACGAGCGCGTCGTCGGCGGCGTGGCCTACATCTTCTCGACGATCGGGGAGCCGGGCGTCGTCGAGCATACCGGCGGCCCGGCGCGGTTCGTCTACGGCGAACTCGACGAGCGGCGAACGGATCGGATCGAGGCGCTCGACGACGCGCTGTCGGAGAGCGAGGGCGTCGACGCGGTGCTGGCCGACGACATCCGCGTCGAACTCTGGCGGAAGTTCGCGTTCATCTGTGCGCAGGCCGGGATGACCGCCGCGACCCGGCTCCCGGTCGGCGAGATTCGGGACACCGACGCCTCGTGGGCGATGTACCGGCGGCTCCTCGAGGAGGTCTGTACCGTCGCTCGGGCGGAAGGCGTCGACCTCCCGGACGGCCTCGTCGACGAGTGGCTCGAGTTCGCCCGGGAGCTGGATCCGGAGATGTACTCCTCGCTGCAGTACGATCTGACCCACGACAAGCCGATGGAACTCGACGCGCTCCACGGCTCGGTCGTCCGCCACGCGGCCGACTGCGGCGTCGACGCGCCGATGAACGAGGCCGTCCACGCGATCCTCCGTCCCTGGGCCGACCGGAATCGGAAGGACGACTGA
- a CDS encoding PadR family transcriptional regulator: MDQLTGFQRDLLYVIAGKDRPSGQEILDDINTYIDQPVTHGRLYPNLDTLVEKELVEKGQLDRRTNYYALTPKGRRALRRRQEWVDQYVDV, from the coding sequence ATGGATCAGCTAACTGGTTTCCAACGTGACTTGCTGTACGTGATCGCAGGGAAGGATCGGCCGTCCGGTCAGGAGATACTCGACGACATCAACACATACATCGATCAGCCGGTCACCCACGGCCGGCTGTATCCCAACCTCGACACGCTCGTCGAGAAGGAACTCGTCGAGAAGGGGCAACTCGACCGGCGAACGAACTACTACGCGCTGACGCCGAAGGGGCGACGAGCCCTCCGGCGTCGCCAGGAGTGGGTCGACCAGTACGTCGACGTCTAA
- a CDS encoding TRAM domain-containing protein, translated as MFGAASPVGVFALVAGVFVVLVVGSWLRKRVRGGRSAGRRQSYEKHKAAQEREPPVDLGDVREAAVHEFTEHHTGERRAVCKIEGFVVFVEEVPGDLSVGDVIELEVLSFNRGHTSATARFRGTA; from the coding sequence ATGTTCGGCGCCGCGTCGCCCGTCGGTGTGTTCGCCCTCGTCGCGGGTGTGTTCGTCGTTCTCGTTGTCGGCTCGTGGCTGCGTAAGCGCGTCCGGGGCGGTCGATCGGCGGGACGTCGGCAGTCCTACGAGAAACACAAGGCGGCCCAGGAGCGCGAGCCGCCGGTCGATCTCGGCGACGTCAGGGAGGCCGCCGTCCACGAGTTCACGGAACACCACACCGGCGAGCGGCGGGCCGTCTGCAAGATCGAGGGGTTCGTCGTCTTCGTCGAGGAGGTCCCCGGCGACCTCTCGGTCGGCGACGTGATCGAACTCGAGGTGCTCTCGTTCAACCGCGGCCACACGTCGGCGACGGCGCGATTCCGTGGAACCGCGTAG
- the tgtA gene encoding tRNA guanosine(15) transglycosylase TgtA: MRESFELRDTDAGGRIGELTVPRADVTVETPALLPVINPNLDTIAPRRLADEFGAEILITNSYIIHGTDDVRERALEDGLHELLDFPGAIMTDSGSFQLSEYGDIDVTTEEILEFQHKIGSDIATPVDIPTPPDVPRDRAEAELETTQERLEIAEGVDTGEMLVSAPVQGSTYPDLREAAGRHANGTTLDVFPVGAVVPLMNDYRYDDMVDAVAAAKRGLGADAPVHLFGAGHPMMFALGVAMGCDLFDSAAYALYARDDRYLTVRGTRLLEDLEYLPCSCSVCTSHSPDDLRALPDDEREEELAAHNLHVTFAEIRRIKQAIRAGNLLELVEQRARSHPTMLDGYRALLDHAEQLERSDPVSKGAFFHVSSESARRPEVVRHHRRLERLSVPDSLFLTEGQPARGDEFDDSWRVEPPFGPFPRALSRSYPLTAEVPERTDRAALSAAANGVARLAEVNPDADLALGHRGWPAGVLERVPESVELIDLTSD, from the coding sequence ATGCGCGAGAGCTTCGAACTTCGGGACACCGACGCGGGCGGACGTATCGGAGAACTTACCGTTCCGCGGGCCGACGTCACCGTCGAAACGCCGGCGTTGCTCCCGGTGATCAATCCGAATCTGGACACGATCGCCCCTCGTCGCCTCGCCGACGAGTTCGGGGCCGAGATCCTCATCACGAATTCGTATATCATCCACGGGACCGACGACGTCCGCGAGCGGGCCCTCGAGGACGGCCTCCACGAACTGCTCGATTTCCCGGGCGCGATCATGACCGATTCGGGCTCCTTTCAGCTCTCCGAATACGGCGACATCGACGTCACGACCGAGGAGATCCTCGAGTTCCAACACAAGATCGGCTCCGATATCGCCACGCCCGTCGACATTCCGACGCCGCCGGACGTCCCTCGCGACCGCGCGGAAGCCGAACTCGAGACGACTCAGGAACGCCTCGAGATCGCCGAGGGCGTCGACACTGGCGAGATGCTCGTGTCGGCGCCCGTGCAGGGATCGACCTACCCCGACCTCCGCGAGGCGGCCGGCCGCCACGCCAACGGCACCACCCTCGACGTCTTCCCCGTCGGCGCGGTCGTTCCCCTGATGAACGACTACCGGTACGACGACATGGTCGACGCCGTCGCCGCCGCCAAGCGCGGTCTGGGCGCCGACGCGCCGGTCCACCTCTTCGGCGCCGGCCACCCCATGATGTTCGCGCTCGGCGTCGCGATGGGGTGTGACCTGTTCGACTCCGCCGCCTATGCGCTCTACGCCCGCGACGACCGCTACCTCACGGTCCGGGGCACGCGGCTGCTCGAGGACCTCGAGTACCTGCCGTGTTCGTGTTCCGTCTGCACCAGCCACTCACCGGACGACCTCCGCGCGCTTCCTGACGACGAACGCGAGGAGGAGTTGGCCGCTCACAACCTCCACGTCACGTTCGCGGAGATTCGCCGGATCAAACAGGCCATCCGCGCGGGTAACCTGCTGGAACTGGTCGAGCAACGCGCCCGCTCGCACCCGACGATGCTCGACGGCTACCGAGCGCTGCTCGACCACGCCGAGCAACTCGAGCGATCGGACCCCGTCTCGAAGGGCGCGTTCTTCCACGTCTCGTCGGAGAGCGCTCGCCGCCCCGAGGTCGTCCGCCACCACCGGCGCCTCGAGCGCCTCTCCGTCCCCGACTCGCTGTTTCTCACCGAGGGACAGCCGGCCCGGGGCGACGAGTTCGACGACTCCTGGCGGGTCGAACCGCCGTTCGGTCCCTTCCCGCGGGCGCTCTCGAGATCCTACCCGCTCACGGCCGAAGTTCCCGAGCGGACCGACCGCGCGGCCCTGTCGGCCGCGGCGAACGGCGTCGCGCGACTCGCCGAGGTGAACCCCGACGCCGACCTCGCGCTCGGCCACCGCGGCTGGCCCGCCGGCGTCCTCGAGCGCGTTCCCGAGTCCGTCGAGTTGATCGATCTCACGTCGGATTGA
- a CDS encoding HalOD1 output domain-containing protein, which translates to MSNSFIGSIDDGFDGDISIAVVTAVATKRDVEPTELPPLYESIDPDALDALFAPTRTSGPRRGRLEFTYDGHAIVVECGSDLEITIDGTPATAEPISAGRADRLGDSRTGA; encoded by the coding sequence GTGAGTAATTCATTCATCGGTTCGATCGACGACGGGTTCGACGGGGACATCAGCATCGCCGTCGTCACTGCGGTCGCGACCAAGCGCGACGTCGAGCCGACCGAGCTACCGCCCCTCTACGAGTCGATCGATCCTGATGCCCTGGACGCCCTCTTCGCACCGACGCGAACGAGCGGTCCGCGCCGCGGACGTCTCGAGTTCACCTACGACGGCCACGCGATCGTCGTCGAGTGTGGGTCCGACCTCGAGATTACGATCGACGGCACCCCGGCGACGGCCGAGCCGATTTCGGCCGGCCGCGCCGATCGACTCGGCGACTCCCGGACCGGCGCCTGA
- a CDS encoding formyltransferase family protein, producing MSGGEQMAVGVLAEPSLYEWQVRALERLRREAAVDVEIPLVVHNAAGTAVGDESWDESKDRLSLADVVELVEVFREERAWTAVLAERSLGRLFGDERPLWHRRATESADALADADHVRCRPRTEDGWNELPPGIVSRLADRCDVVVRFGFGLIRGDVLTATEHGVVSFHPADIRRYRGMGPPVIFHDGRDRAGTTLQRLNESIDGGEIVASAETSVADCRTLWDVFDRLAALQISLLSDGIEKLSDPAVTPRTVPDAELGPFYYRDRRRTFRFSSRVLLRNLAGRLESVRSSDGRTDPTTEIPNE from the coding sequence ATGTCCGGGGGTGAACAGATGGCGGTCGGGGTACTGGCGGAACCGTCCCTCTACGAGTGGCAAGTCCGTGCCCTCGAACGACTCCGCCGCGAGGCCGCCGTCGACGTCGAGATTCCGCTCGTCGTCCACAACGCCGCCGGCACGGCGGTCGGGGACGAGTCGTGGGACGAGAGCAAAGATCGCCTCTCGCTCGCGGACGTCGTCGAACTCGTCGAGGTCTTCCGCGAGGAGCGAGCGTGGACAGCCGTCCTCGCGGAGCGAAGCCTCGGGCGGCTGTTCGGCGACGAACGGCCGCTGTGGCACCGACGCGCGACCGAGAGCGCCGACGCGCTCGCCGACGCGGATCACGTCCGGTGTCGGCCGCGGACCGAAGACGGCTGGAACGAACTCCCGCCGGGGATCGTCTCCCGGCTCGCGGACCGCTGTGATGTCGTCGTCCGCTTCGGGTTCGGACTGATTCGCGGCGACGTCCTGACCGCGACGGAACACGGCGTGGTGAGCTTCCATCCGGCGGATATCCGGCGCTATCGCGGGATGGGGCCGCCGGTGATCTTTCACGACGGGCGGGACCGCGCCGGGACGACGCTCCAGCGGCTGAACGAGTCGATCGACGGCGGCGAGATCGTCGCCTCCGCGGAGACGAGCGTCGCCGACTGCCGGACGCTCTGGGACGTCTTCGATCGTCTCGCGGCGCTCCAGATTAGTCTCCTCTCCGACGGGATCGAGAAGCTGTCCGATCCGGCCGTCACCCCCCGAACGGTACCCGACGCGGAACTCGGGCCGTTCTATTATCGGGATCGCCGGCGGACGTTCCGCTTCTCGAGCCGCGTCCTCCTGCGGAACCTCGCCGGCCGACTCGAGTCGGTGCGGTCGTCGGACGGACGGACCGATCCGACGACGGAGATTCCGAACGAGTGA